In Vagococcus hydrophili, one DNA window encodes the following:
- a CDS encoding M15 family metallopeptidase — MKKIKILMLMGLVSVAVSATTVSAQEATKNSEKETLELTETSSSSETKESFTTDSTKLSEQGVVTTETTETKDVKDKEENQKISVSYYGTIKKSGVTIWEDQDLTTVKGKTDEHLNKTFQITEEVKDEQQQNKAYLLIDNNQKRIGYVLSSAVEITENASGAPTKVDKYGTVLSSNYSLWKDVEQKEKIEDQQVLYKKTLSIKNEYHHFNGSTYYELYNNKNEFLGFINQEDITLSEHRGGSYISTWKYATVTKKNYSLWQDFSFSQERNNSSNFYQKTLLMKGEYHHFNGTVYYSVYDNQDNWLGYINQDGVTIGEHRGGIYIPSGKYVTLTKKDYAMWRNLDFSQEKNNSTKFYEQTMLAKGEYHHFNGSVYYSIYNNKNEWLGYLNKSGVKEGDSRGGGYLSLEKYGTVNRKGYSLWNNFSFSKEINNTSRYYEQTLLMKGKYNHYNGSTYYSVYDNKNRWLGYVNQDAVTLASGREGQAIKVNQTIAIPNNNYPMWQNFSWQKKNNTNNVAKKKYTVKYQYHHFNGDVYSSVYDNNKWMGYLNQKGSKSWQEKNGVLYIDNIMIANKKIKLPSYFNPGENGEAGRQVRYMISDMQRQGMSVSNSYSGFRTYQYQEQIYNDYVRINGQAKTDTFCARPGHSEHQTGLTFDLRHGNGTLIESGWEANWLSQNAHKYGFIIRYKASKTPITGYQGEPWHVRYVGKDQANKIMNSGQCLEEYLGVEGGNYR, encoded by the coding sequence ATGAAAAAAATAAAAATATTAATGTTGATGGGACTGGTGTCGGTTGCTGTTTCTGCAACGACTGTCTCAGCTCAAGAAGCGACTAAGAATTCTGAAAAAGAAACATTGGAATTAACTGAAACGAGTAGTAGCAGTGAAACTAAGGAAAGTTTTACTACAGATTCTACAAAATTATCAGAACAGGGAGTCGTTACAACTGAGACAACAGAAACTAAGGATGTTAAAGATAAAGAAGAAAATCAAAAAATATCAGTTTCTTATTATGGCACGATTAAAAAGAGTGGTGTCACTATTTGGGAAGATCAGGATTTAACGACTGTTAAAGGTAAAACGGATGAACATCTTAATAAAACTTTTCAAATCACTGAAGAAGTTAAGGATGAGCAACAACAAAATAAAGCTTATTTATTAATAGATAATAATCAAAAAAGAATCGGCTATGTTTTGTCATCTGCTGTTGAAATAACTGAAAACGCCAGTGGTGCCCCTACAAAAGTAGATAAATATGGTACTGTCCTAAGTTCTAATTATTCGCTATGGAAAGACGTAGAACAAAAAGAAAAAATAGAAGATCAGCAAGTGTTATATAAAAAAACGCTATCGATAAAAAATGAGTATCATCATTTTAATGGATCTACATATTATGAGCTTTATAATAATAAAAATGAGTTTTTAGGTTTTATAAATCAAGAAGATATTACACTAAGTGAGCATCGTGGTGGTAGCTATATAAGTACTTGGAAATACGCGACAGTTACTAAGAAAAACTACTCCTTATGGCAAGATTTTAGCTTTAGTCAAGAACGTAATAATTCTAGCAATTTTTATCAGAAAACGCTGCTAATGAAAGGTGAATATCATCATTTTAATGGTACCGTTTATTATTCGGTTTATGATAATCAAGATAATTGGTTAGGTTACATAAATCAAGATGGTGTAACGATTGGTGAGCATCGTGGAGGAATCTATATTCCATCAGGCAAGTATGTGACGTTAACTAAAAAGGATTACGCTATGTGGAGAAATCTTGATTTTAGTCAAGAAAAGAATAATAGTACTAAATTTTACGAACAAACCATGTTGGCTAAGGGTGAATACCATCATTTTAATGGCTCAGTTTATTATTCGATTTACAATAATAAGAATGAATGGCTAGGCTATCTTAATAAGAGTGGTGTTAAAGAAGGCGACAGTCGTGGTGGTGGTTATTTATCCCTAGAAAAGTACGGAACAGTGAATAGAAAAGGGTATTCATTATGGAATAATTTTTCTTTTAGTAAAGAAATAAACAATACTAGTCGATATTATGAGCAAACTCTTTTAATGAAAGGGAAGTACAATCATTATAACGGCTCAACTTATTATTCCGTTTATGATAACAAAAATCGCTGGTTAGGTTATGTTAATCAAGATGCGGTAACTTTGGCATCAGGTAGAGAAGGTCAAGCGATTAAAGTCAATCAAACAATCGCAATTCCTAATAATAATTATCCGATGTGGCAAAACTTTTCATGGCAAAAGAAGAATAACACCAATAATGTAGCTAAGAAAAAATATACTGTGAAGTATCAATACCACCACTTTAATGGAGATGTTTATAGTTCGGTTTATGATAACAATAAATGGATGGGATATTTGAACCAAAAAGGCAGTAAATCATGGCAAGAAAAAAATGGTGTCTTGTATATTGATAACATTATGATAGCCAATAAAAAAATTAAACTTCCCTCTTATTTTAATCCAGGTGAAAATGGAGAAGCAGGTAGACAAGTACGTTACATGATTTCTGATATGCAAAGACAAGGAATGAGTGTCAGTAATTCTTATTCTGGTTTCAGAACTTATCAGTATCAAGAACAAATATATAATGACTATGTTAGAATCAACGGTCAAGCTAAAACAGATACATTTTGTGCAAGACCTGGTCATTCGGAACATCAAACAGGTTTAACTTTTGATTTGAGACACGGCAATGGAACATTAATAGAATCTGGTTGGGAAGCAAATTGGTTGTCGCAAAATGCTCATAAGTATGGTTTTATTATCAGGTATAAAGCAAGTAAAACACCTATCACTGGTTATCAAGGAGAGCCTTGGCATGTTAGATATGTTGGGAAAGATCAAGCGAATAAAATTATGAATTCAGGTCAATGTTTAGAGGAGTATTTGGGTGTTGAAGGAGGAAATTATAGGTAA
- a CDS encoding bifunctional glycosyltransferase/CDP-glycerol:glycerophosphate glycerophosphotransferase has product MNKVKITSIMPTFNVEKYISDAIESLVEQIDSNIELEVFIVDDGSTDMTKSIIKDYQEKYPFIILIEESNIGPGEARNIAMKKATGDYITFIDGDDIIYPKSYEKLLNSARINDADIVVGNVSRFDSTRKFFLSGLHKKIFSDEKVGTHILEYPNLLFDTTSWNKLFKTSFLHQNKITFPEGILYEDIPFNMEAHLKSSNTNIINDYVYRWQLRNDGDKSITQSRHNEKNMLDRITAMAMFNDIIKEMAVDNKEFIEKKELKELEIDLKLFLDQLSETDESYFDLFSKSVTNYIENMKTDVFQERLATINKIKYRLVMENRKEDLVLFSTHSKEFWQLKNILVDGRLVKKIDNSIFETFLDSSYFDMTSDVSPVTKIKKVSWEENILEIDGVAFLKYLDTNSSVKYKAYLNSDKGSKKVSLPVELYKDQSNTQIYGGGKQENLVKRTYDYDYSGYKIKMDLSNIEIQELLKYECSVSLSIENGDFTQELFIGQPAKGYGTRPKDIKINNVVYRILYNKQWQLKINATPVGGVINNVILEKDQVKLLGCFVDERINIIRLTNYHLNHYIEKEVVVNPQDKSFELCFDISDMEKISSRENFYPQFFENDNEFKVEVSEDFKTEFHKYGNKEICSNKTRNNFLQIYILDEITAKLIEINGHQDGNKVFNLTFDIIQDLDDLNVEELSKFSLQGVRNKDGLVFNVNPVKIDITEEVAKLSYQIKVSENDLHMFGNSSWKFSQVIKTNDGVTKRVVVMKYLGQKIRWSILKNNFIIEKNVRHEIQLMSSLEKEYFDKGPRRKKMLKDKIYPFFMKLPQKKKMIMFEAYWGRSYSCNPKAMYEYVDQNYPGYTCVWSLNNPYEEVKGNAIKVKKNSWRYYYYLARSKYFINNVNWPNEYIKRDTSVEIQTLHGTFLKTMGLDVEDEVKTKEQLEGFRKRHGRWDYLVSPSSFMTKTARRVFEFNKEMLEFGFPRNDLLVNAEEHQDISIKLKEKLNIPADKKVILYAPTYRNKSGFNFELDIKEMREKLSDDYVLLVRLHYFVAKSLDLDEVEDFVVNVCNYPDVQELLLITDVLITDYSSIMFDYANLNRPMLFFTYDLEYYRDVLRGMYLDFEEEAPGKLCKKTEELIESLEDLENYQKEYSLKLNEFRSRYNEFEKGEASKQAFEKIFRKK; this is encoded by the coding sequence TTGAACAAAGTAAAAATCACATCGATAATGCCAACTTTCAATGTAGAAAAATACATTTCTGATGCGATAGAATCTTTAGTAGAACAAATAGATTCTAATATTGAGCTAGAAGTGTTTATAGTAGATGATGGTTCTACAGATATGACGAAATCCATAATAAAAGACTATCAAGAAAAATATCCTTTCATAATATTGATTGAAGAATCTAATATAGGCCCTGGTGAGGCTAGGAATATTGCGATGAAAAAAGCTACAGGGGACTATATTACATTTATTGATGGCGATGATATTATCTATCCAAAATCATATGAAAAATTATTAAATTCAGCTAGAATTAATGATGCTGATATTGTAGTTGGGAACGTTTCAAGATTTGATTCAACTAGAAAATTTTTCTTGAGTGGATTACATAAAAAAATATTCTCAGATGAGAAGGTAGGAACTCATATTTTAGAATATCCTAACTTGTTATTTGATACGACATCTTGGAATAAGCTTTTTAAAACATCATTTTTACATCAAAATAAAATCACGTTTCCAGAAGGGATCCTTTATGAAGACATTCCTTTTAATATGGAAGCTCATTTGAAATCTTCTAACACTAATATAATTAATGATTATGTTTATAGATGGCAGTTACGAAACGATGGCGATAAATCTATAACACAATCAAGGCATAATGAAAAAAATATGTTGGATAGAATTACTGCAATGGCAATGTTTAATGACATTATTAAAGAGATGGCTGTTGATAATAAAGAATTTATTGAGAAGAAAGAATTAAAAGAATTGGAAATTGACTTGAAATTATTTTTAGATCAATTGTCTGAAACAGATGAATCTTACTTTGATTTGTTTTCAAAGTCAGTAACTAATTATATTGAGAATATGAAAACAGATGTCTTTCAAGAGAGACTAGCGACTATTAATAAAATAAAATATCGCTTAGTCATGGAGAATAGAAAAGAGGACCTAGTATTATTTAGTACTCATAGCAAAGAATTTTGGCAATTAAAGAATATTTTAGTAGATGGAAGATTAGTAAAAAAAATCGACAATTCTATTTTTGAGACATTTTTAGACAGTTCTTATTTTGATATGACTTCAGATGTTTCCCCTGTAACAAAGATAAAAAAAGTTTCTTGGGAAGAAAATATTCTTGAAATAGATGGTGTAGCGTTCTTAAAATACCTTGATACGAATAGTAGTGTTAAATATAAAGCCTATCTAAATTCAGATAAGGGAAGTAAAAAAGTATCTCTGCCCGTTGAATTATATAAAGACCAAAGTAACACTCAAATTTACGGTGGTGGCAAACAAGAAAATTTAGTTAAAAGAACGTATGATTATGATTATTCAGGTTATAAAATAAAAATGGATCTTTCCAATATTGAAATTCAGGAGTTACTTAAGTACGAGTGCTCAGTGAGTTTGAGTATTGAAAATGGTGATTTTACGCAAGAATTATTCATAGGTCAACCAGCCAAAGGATATGGTACTCGTCCTAAGGATATTAAGATTAATAATGTTGTTTATCGCATATTATACAATAAACAATGGCAATTAAAGATAAATGCAACTCCTGTGGGTGGAGTGATAAACAATGTTATTCTTGAGAAAGATCAAGTGAAACTTTTAGGTTGCTTTGTAGATGAAAGAATAAATATTATTCGTTTAACTAATTATCATTTAAACCATTATATAGAAAAAGAAGTGGTAGTTAACCCACAAGATAAATCATTTGAATTATGTTTTGATATTTCAGATATGGAGAAGATTTCTAGTAGAGAAAATTTTTATCCACAATTTTTTGAAAATGATAATGAATTTAAAGTTGAAGTCTCAGAGGATTTCAAAACTGAATTCCATAAGTATGGAAATAAAGAAATTTGTTCAAATAAAACAAGAAATAACTTTTTACAGATTTATATTCTTGATGAAATTACTGCTAAATTAATAGAAATTAATGGTCATCAAGATGGTAACAAAGTATTCAATTTAACTTTTGATATTATCCAAGATTTAGATGATTTGAATGTAGAAGAACTATCTAAATTTAGTTTACAAGGTGTTAGAAATAAAGATGGTTTAGTATTTAATGTTAATCCAGTTAAAATTGATATAACTGAAGAAGTTGCTAAATTAAGTTATCAAATAAAAGTTTCAGAGAATGATTTACATATGTTTGGTAATTCTTCTTGGAAATTTAGTCAAGTAATAAAAACTAATGACGGAGTTACTAAACGAGTAGTTGTAATGAAATATTTAGGTCAAAAAATTCGCTGGAGTATTTTGAAAAATAATTTTATTATTGAAAAAAATGTTAGACATGAAATTCAATTGATGTCTTCTTTAGAAAAAGAATATTTTGATAAAGGTCCAAGACGTAAGAAGATGTTGAAAGACAAGATATATCCTTTCTTCATGAAACTACCTCAAAAGAAAAAGATGATTATGTTTGAAGCATATTGGGGCAGATCATATAGTTGTAATCCGAAAGCTATGTATGAGTATGTAGATCAGAATTATCCAGGATATACATGTGTTTGGAGTTTAAATAATCCATATGAGGAAGTTAAAGGTAATGCAATTAAAGTTAAGAAAAATAGCTGGCGTTACTACTATTACTTAGCTAGGTCGAAATATTTTATCAACAATGTGAATTGGCCTAATGAATATATAAAACGTGATACTAGTGTTGAAATACAGACTCTACATGGAACATTTTTAAAAACTATGGGATTAGATGTAGAGGATGAAGTAAAAACAAAAGAGCAATTAGAAGGTTTTAGAAAAAGACATGGTCGTTGGGATTACTTAGTTTCTCCAAGTAGTTTCATGACAAAAACTGCTAGGAGAGTTTTCGAATTTAATAAAGAAATGTTAGAATTTGGTTTTCCTAGAAACGATTTACTTGTAAATGCAGAAGAACATCAAGACATTTCAATTAAGTTAAAAGAAAAACTAAATATTCCAGCAGATAAAAAAGTAATTCTTTATGCACCTACTTATCGAAATAAGAGTGGCTTTAACTTCGAATTAGATATCAAAGAAATGAGAGAAAAATTATCTGATGATTATGTTTTATTAGTTAGATTACACTATTTTGTGGCTAAATCGTTAGATTTAGATGAAGTTGAAGATTTTGTTGTCAATGTTTGTAACTATCCAGATGTTCAAGAGTTATTATTAATCACAGATGTATTAATTACCGATTATTCTTCTATCATGTTTGATTATGCTAATTTAAATCGTCCGATGTTATTCTTTACGTATGATCTTGAGTATTATAGAGATGTTCTTAGAGGAATGTATTTAGATTTTGAGGAAGAAGCTCCAGGAAAACTATGTAAGAAAACAGAAGAGTTAATTGAATCATTAGAAGATCTTGAAAATTATCAAAAAGAATATAGCTTAAAATTAAATGAATTTAGAAGTAGGTATAATGAGTTTGAAAAAGGTGAAGCATCTAAACAAGCCTTTGAAAAAATATTTAGGAAGAAGTGA
- a CDS encoding peptide chain release factor 3, giving the protein MVFNQKQEVERRRTFAIISHPDAGKTTITEQLLLFGGAIRNAGTVKGKKTGNFAKSDWMDIEKQRGISVTSSVMQFDFDGKRVNILDTPGHEDFSEDTYRTLMAVDSAVMVIDSAKGIEAQTKKLFQVCRMRGIPIFTFINKLDRDGREPLELLEELEEVLEIESYPMNWPIGMGKGFEGLYDMFHNRVEIHRPDRYDGERFLPLNDNRELEIDHPIKQLSIFDQVQDDVELLMEAGNEFSEEKIATGKLTPVFFGSALTNFGVETFLETFLQFAPQPTAHITKAEDVVSPYSEDFSGFVFKIQANMNPAHRDRIAFVRICSGSFERGMDVQLSRESKKIKLNNSTQFMADSREQVESAVAGDIIGLYDTGLYQIGDTIYTGKEKIEFEDLPSFTPELFMRVTAKNVMKQKSFHKGLNQLVQEGAIQLYKTYLTEDIIIGAVGQLQFEVFKHRMQGEYNTEIIMEPMGTKIARWIEPEQLDEKMSSSRNILARDRFDQPLFLFENQFAMRWFADKYPEIELKSLL; this is encoded by the coding sequence ATGGTTTTTAATCAAAAACAAGAAGTGGAACGTCGTCGTACGTTTGCTATCATTTCCCATCCGGATGCTGGGAAAACAACAATTACTGAGCAGTTACTTTTATTTGGTGGGGCAATTCGTAATGCTGGTACTGTTAAGGGGAAAAAAACAGGGAATTTTGCTAAGTCTGACTGGATGGATATTGAAAAACAAAGAGGGATTTCTGTAACCAGTTCTGTGATGCAATTTGATTTTGACGGTAAACGTGTCAATATCTTAGATACACCCGGACATGAGGATTTTTCTGAGGATACGTATCGTACCTTAATGGCTGTGGATAGTGCCGTGATGGTTATCGATAGCGCCAAGGGTATCGAAGCACAAACGAAGAAATTATTCCAAGTGTGTCGTATGCGTGGGATTCCAATTTTCACCTTCATCAATAAATTAGATAGAGATGGCCGTGAACCTTTAGAGTTACTAGAGGAGTTGGAAGAAGTTTTAGAGATTGAATCTTATCCAATGAACTGGCCAATTGGTATGGGTAAAGGATTTGAAGGATTATATGATATGTTCCATAATCGTGTGGAAATTCATCGTCCAGATCGTTATGATGGGGAACGTTTCTTACCTTTAAATGACAACCGTGAGTTAGAGATAGATCATCCAATTAAGCAATTATCAATTTTTGATCAAGTTCAAGATGATGTGGAATTATTAATGGAAGCAGGGAATGAATTTTCTGAGGAAAAAATCGCAACGGGTAAATTAACACCTGTCTTCTTTGGTTCAGCCTTAACAAATTTTGGTGTGGAGACTTTCTTAGAAACATTCTTACAATTTGCGCCACAACCAACGGCTCATATTACAAAAGCGGAAGATGTAGTAAGTCCTTATAGTGAAGACTTTTCAGGATTTGTTTTCAAAATTCAAGCGAATATGAATCCAGCTCACCGTGATAGAATTGCTTTTGTCCGTATTTGTTCTGGTTCATTTGAACGTGGAATGGATGTCCAATTATCACGTGAAAGTAAAAAAATTAAATTAAATAATTCCACTCAGTTTATGGCGGATTCTCGCGAGCAAGTAGAATCAGCTGTGGCGGGAGATATTATTGGGTTATACGATACTGGTCTATATCAAATTGGAGACACGATTTACACTGGTAAAGAAAAAATCGAATTTGAGGACTTACCATCATTTACGCCAGAATTATTTATGCGTGTTACTGCTAAAAACGTGATGAAACAAAAATCATTCCATAAAGGATTGAATCAATTAGTCCAAGAAGGTGCCATTCAGTTATATAAAACGTATTTAACTGAGGATATTATTATTGGTGCCGTAGGTCAATTACAATTTGAAGTGTTCAAACACCGTATGCAAGGAGAGTACAACACTGAAATTATTATGGAACCAATGGGAACTAAAATTGCTCGCTGGATCGAACCGGAACAATTAGATGAAAAAATGAGTTCAAGCCGAAACATCTTAGCTCGTGACCGTTTCGATCAACCGTTATTCTTGTTTGAAAATCAATTTGCAATGCGTTGGTTTGCTGATAAGTATCCAGAGATAGAACTTAAGAGTTTGTTATAA